One Micromonospora sp. WMMD1120 genomic region harbors:
- the acs gene encoding acetate--CoA ligase, with translation MSEALANLLNETRQFPPPAELAAHANVTIDAYAEAEADRLAFWAKQAERLAWSKTWDEVLDWSNPPFAKWFVGGQLNVAYNCLDRHVEAGRGDKVAIHWEGEPGDTRTITYADLHELTCRAANALTDLGVTAGDRVAIYLPMIPEAAVAMLACARIGAAHSVVFGGFSADSLSNRIQDASAKVVITADGGYRRGKPSALKPTVDEAVASCPSVEHVLVVRRTGEDVAWSEKDHWWHETVETASAEHTAQPFDAEHPLFILYTSGTTARPKGILHTTGGYLTQASYTTHAVFDLKPETDVYWCTADIGWVTGHSYIVYGPLSNGATQVMYEGTPDTPHKGRFWEIVDRYKVSILYTAPTLIRTMMKWGEDIPAGFDLSSLRLLGSVGEPINPEAWIWYRQHIGRGELPVVDTWWQTETGSIMISPLPGVTAAKPGSAMTPLPGIVADVVDDQGQSVPNGGGGYLVLREPWPSMLRTIWGDDDRFIETYWSRFQGMYFAGDGAKKDDDGHIWLLGRVDDVMLVSGHNISTTEVESALVSHPSVAEAAVVGATDPTTGQAIVAFAIPRGSADTGGEAGEQLIADLRNHVAKTLGPIAKPRQIMLVPELPKTRSGKIMRRLLRDVAENRSLGDVTTLQDSSVMELISSGMSGAKSDED, from the coding sequence ATGAGCGAGGCATTGGCCAATCTGCTGAACGAGACGCGCCAGTTCCCGCCGCCGGCCGAACTCGCCGCGCACGCCAACGTCACCATCGACGCGTACGCCGAGGCCGAGGCCGACCGGCTCGCCTTCTGGGCGAAGCAGGCCGAGCGGCTGGCCTGGTCGAAGACGTGGGACGAGGTGCTGGACTGGTCGAACCCGCCGTTCGCGAAGTGGTTCGTCGGTGGGCAGCTCAACGTCGCCTACAACTGCCTGGACCGGCACGTCGAGGCGGGCCGGGGCGACAAGGTGGCGATCCACTGGGAGGGCGAGCCGGGCGACACCCGCACCATCACGTACGCCGACCTGCACGAGCTGACCTGCCGGGCGGCGAACGCGCTCACCGACCTGGGGGTGACCGCCGGTGACCGGGTGGCCATCTACCTGCCGATGATCCCCGAGGCGGCGGTGGCGATGCTGGCCTGCGCCCGGATCGGCGCGGCGCACAGCGTCGTGTTCGGTGGCTTCTCCGCCGACTCGCTGAGCAACCGGATCCAGGACGCCAGCGCCAAGGTGGTGATCACCGCGGACGGGGGTTACCGGCGGGGCAAGCCGTCGGCGTTGAAGCCCACAGTGGACGAGGCGGTGGCGAGCTGCCCGTCGGTGGAGCACGTGCTGGTGGTCCGCCGCACCGGCGAGGACGTGGCCTGGTCGGAGAAGGACCACTGGTGGCACGAGACGGTGGAGACCGCGTCGGCCGAGCACACCGCGCAGCCGTTCGACGCGGAGCACCCGCTGTTCATCCTCTACACGAGCGGCACCACGGCCCGGCCGAAGGGCATCCTGCACACCACCGGCGGCTACCTGACCCAGGCGTCGTACACGACGCACGCGGTGTTCGACCTGAAGCCGGAGACGGACGTCTACTGGTGCACCGCCGACATCGGCTGGGTCACCGGGCACTCCTACATCGTGTACGGCCCGCTCTCCAACGGCGCCACCCAGGTGATGTACGAGGGCACCCCGGACACCCCGCACAAGGGCCGGTTCTGGGAGATCGTCGACAGGTACAAGGTCAGCATCCTCTACACCGCCCCCACCCTGATCCGCACGATGATGAAGTGGGGCGAGGACATTCCGGCCGGCTTCGACCTGTCGTCGCTGCGCCTGCTCGGCAGCGTGGGTGAGCCGATCAATCCGGAGGCGTGGATCTGGTACCGGCAGCACATCGGCCGGGGCGAGCTGCCGGTGGTGGACACCTGGTGGCAGACCGAGACCGGGTCGATCATGATCTCGCCGCTGCCGGGCGTGACCGCTGCCAAGCCGGGGTCGGCGATGACCCCGCTGCCGGGCATCGTGGCCGACGTCGTGGACGACCAGGGTCAGTCCGTGCCCAACGGTGGCGGCGGCTACCTGGTGCTGCGCGAGCCCTGGCCGTCGATGCTGCGCACGATCTGGGGCGACGACGACCGGTTCATCGAGACGTACTGGTCCCGTTTCCAGGGCATGTACTTCGCCGGTGACGGCGCCAAGAAGGACGACGACGGGCACATCTGGCTGCTCGGCCGGGTCGACGACGTGATGCTGGTGTCCGGGCACAACATCTCCACGACCGAGGTGGAGTCCGCGTTGGTGTCGCACCCCTCGGTGGCCGAGGCGGCGGTGGTCGGCGCCACCGACCCGACCACCGGTCAGGCGATCGTCGCGTTCGCCATCCCGCGCGGCAGCGCGGACACCGGCGGCGAGGCGGGCGAGCAACTGATCGCCGACCTGCGCAACCACGTGGCGAAGACGCTGGGGCCGATCGCGAAGCCGCGGCAGATCATGCTGGTGCCGGAGCTGCCGAAGACCCGCTCCGGCAAGATCATGCGGCGGTTGCTGCGGGACGTCGCGGAGAACCGGTCGCTCGGCGACGTGACCACGTTGCAGGACTCCTCGGTGATGGAGCTGATCTCCTCGGGGATGAGTGGGGCCAAGTCCGACGAGGACTGA
- a CDS encoding oxidoreductase, with protein MTTDPLAPLLALADIAAAVEQARQRFDQALGHRALRRNGGQVAAEVSLRSAVASAALEGAAHDREAVRAGTVTDPVLQGALRVAGALPGLSELWPKAPRQALAKLHVLAARDIVPEAELGRPVTDPVVATRLDGLAGLVVGGTKVSPLVLAAVVHGELLNLRPFAGPSGLVARGAARLVLLASGLDPRGLLAVDVGHREREPEYVGAAGAFATGTPDGLRSWLRHYMSAVEVGADQLTTIGDEIIAAA; from the coding sequence GTGACCACCGACCCGCTCGCGCCCCTGCTCGCGCTCGCCGACATCGCCGCCGCCGTCGAGCAGGCGCGCCAGCGGTTCGACCAGGCGCTCGGTCACCGGGCCCTGCGCCGCAACGGCGGCCAGGTCGCGGCCGAGGTCAGCCTCCGCTCGGCGGTCGCCAGCGCCGCGCTGGAGGGGGCCGCGCACGACCGCGAGGCGGTTCGCGCCGGCACCGTCACCGACCCGGTTCTCCAGGGCGCGCTGCGGGTCGCCGGGGCCCTTCCCGGCCTGAGCGAGCTGTGGCCGAAGGCGCCCCGCCAGGCCCTCGCGAAGCTGCACGTCCTCGCCGCCCGCGACATCGTGCCGGAAGCCGAGCTGGGCCGCCCGGTCACCGACCCGGTGGTCGCCACCCGACTCGACGGGCTCGCCGGGCTGGTGGTCGGCGGCACGAAGGTGTCCCCGCTGGTGCTGGCCGCCGTCGTCCACGGGGAGCTGCTGAACCTGCGCCCGTTCGCCGGTCCGTCCGGGCTGGTGGCCCGGGGCGCCGCCCGCCTGGTGCTGCTCGCCAGCGGCCTCGACCCGCGCGGCCTGCTCGCCGTCGACGTGGGTCACCGCGAGCGCGAGCCCGAGTACGTCGGCGCGGCGGGCGCGTTCGCCACCGGCACCCCGGACGGGCTGCGCTCCTGGCTGCGCCACTACATGTCAGCGGTCGAGGTCGGAGCCGACCAGCTCACCACCATCGGTGACGAGATCATCGCCGCCGCCTGA
- a CDS encoding DUF4145 domain-containing protein — protein sequence MSWLEFLAKVIPAAIWPLTVLILVVVLRKHVSDLIGTSLSRIKAGPFEAEWNRTTLEAQIAVDEEIDPDPGLGVEQPDEEVRSQAETLRLTASIDPTAAIFKAAKLLEVRVNEVCQALDIETYRPGLYAQVQTLLVNGVISQRTFRAFDAVRRLRNLAVHRPSDNLTEAQALDFIEVVESLLEVLNQAEKIDTRGSSVFDVPPRSSAENEPSDDSNPG from the coding sequence GTGAGCTGGCTTGAGTTCCTCGCGAAGGTCATACCCGCCGCCATCTGGCCACTGACGGTCCTGATTTTAGTCGTGGTGCTACGGAAGCATGTGTCTGACCTCATCGGCACGAGTCTTAGCCGGATCAAAGCGGGACCCTTCGAGGCGGAATGGAACAGGACTACCCTAGAGGCCCAGATTGCTGTAGATGAGGAGATTGACCCGGATCCTGGTCTGGGCGTGGAGCAGCCGGATGAGGAGGTTCGCTCTCAGGCTGAAACTCTTCGTCTTACAGCCTCTATAGATCCAACTGCCGCGATCTTCAAAGCTGCCAAGCTGTTAGAGGTCAGGGTCAATGAGGTCTGCCAGGCACTGGATATCGAGACATACCGGCCAGGGCTTTATGCGCAGGTTCAGACGCTGTTGGTAAATGGCGTCATCAGCCAAAGAACCTTCAGAGCGTTCGACGCTGTTCGTCGTCTCCGGAACCTTGCCGTGCACCGCCCATCAGACAATCTCACGGAGGCTCAAGCCCTGGACTTCATCGAGGTCGTCGAGTCACTGCTTGAAGTCCTCAACCAGGCTGAGAAGATCGACACTAGAGGTAGCAGTGTGTTCGACGTTCCGCCCAGGTCAAGCGCGGAGAACGAGCCTTCCGACGACAGCAACCCGGGCTGA
- a CDS encoding HAD-IB family hydrolase has product MGRSAAFFDLDKTVIAKSSALAFGRPFYRDGLITRRDVVKSAYAQLMFRLGGTDEQTMARTRDYLAALCKGWQVEQVRQIVAETLHELINPYVYAEAAALIEEHQAAGRDVVLVSASGEEMVRPIGELLGVTDVIATRMTVTDGRYSGEVEFYAAGPSKVEAVTELAAVRDYDLADSYAYSDSYSDRPLLECVGHPSVVNPDRQLRKLASENAWPVLEFRHPIPLGRRLRERPAVPVAAAALGVGVGVAIGIAWYGRHRRTRAASTA; this is encoded by the coding sequence GTGGGCCGAAGTGCCGCTTTCTTCGATCTGGACAAGACCGTCATCGCCAAGTCGAGCGCTCTGGCGTTTGGTCGGCCGTTCTACCGGGACGGGTTGATCACTCGGCGTGACGTGGTCAAGTCGGCGTACGCGCAGCTGATGTTCCGGCTGGGCGGCACCGACGAGCAGACCATGGCCCGAACACGGGACTACCTGGCCGCACTCTGCAAGGGTTGGCAGGTGGAGCAGGTCCGCCAGATCGTCGCGGAGACGCTGCACGAGCTGATCAACCCCTATGTGTACGCCGAGGCCGCCGCGCTGATCGAGGAGCACCAGGCGGCCGGGCGGGACGTGGTGCTGGTCTCGGCGTCCGGCGAGGAGATGGTCCGGCCGATCGGTGAGCTGCTCGGGGTGACCGACGTGATCGCCACCCGGATGACGGTGACCGACGGCCGGTACAGCGGCGAGGTCGAGTTCTACGCGGCCGGGCCGAGCAAGGTCGAGGCGGTCACCGAGCTGGCCGCCGTCCGCGACTACGACCTCGCCGATTCGTACGCCTACTCCGACTCGTACAGCGACCGCCCGCTGCTGGAGTGCGTCGGCCACCCGAGCGTGGTCAACCCGGATCGCCAGCTGCGCAAGTTGGCCTCGGAGAACGCCTGGCCGGTGCTGGAGTTCCGGCACCCGATCCCGCTGGGTCGACGCCTGCGGGAGCGGCCGGCGGTTCCGGTGGCCGCAGCGGCACTCGGGGTCGGGGTGGGTGTGGCGATCGGCATCGCCTGGTACGGGCGGCACCGCCGCACCCGCGCCGCCAGCACCGCCTGA
- a CDS encoding tyrosine-type recombinase/integrase has translation MCDTRPPGDLVFRDKVGRLLRRSNFRRPVWLPSLVRAGLLGQVANTGPHRYRATWPDREGIEWSAEFTTEREAVACLAAKASGGMRFHDLRHAYATWLVTDGVPVNLVQRVMGHEQASRTLNRYTHTPDDYAARVLETFNGSAASLLPPTRETPSGSLLDGDADDL, from the coding sequence ATGTGCGACACGCGTCCGCCAGGTGATCTGGTCTTTCGCGACAAGGTAGGCCGCCTACTGCGCCGGTCGAACTTCCGCCGTCCGGTCTGGTTGCCATCGCTCGTCCGCGCTGGTCTGCTCGGCCAGGTCGCCAACACCGGTCCGCATCGGTACCGCGCCACGTGGCCCGATCGAGAGGGCATCGAGTGGTCGGCTGAGTTCACCACCGAACGGGAGGCCGTCGCCTGCCTGGCGGCCAAGGCTTCCGGCGGGATGCGCTTCCACGATCTGCGGCACGCCTACGCCACCTGGCTGGTCACCGACGGCGTTCCGGTTAACCTGGTGCAGCGGGTGATGGGCCACGAACAGGCGTCGAGGACTCTCAACCGCTACACCCACACCCCGGACGACTACGCCGCCCGCGTCCTGGAGACGTTCAACGGCTCTGCTGCCTCTCTGCTGCCTCCGACCAGAGAAACGCCCTCGGGGAGCCTGCTCGACGGCGACGCAGATGACCTGTGA